From Streptomyces sp. NBC_01551:
ACACCGTCGAACGCTCCCTCCGTGCAACCACTGGCGCCAAGATCATCGCCGGGGTCGACGAAGTCGGGCGAGGGGCCTGGGCCGGTCCCGTCACCGTGTGCGCGGCGATCACCGGTCTACGCCGGCCGCCCGCAGGGCTGACCGACTCCAAACTGCTCACACCCAAGCGCCGTGACGCGCTCCTCGACGTCCTGGAAGCCTGGGTCACCGCGCACGCCCTGGGGCACGCCTCCCCGGAGGAGATCGACGAGCTGGGCATGACCGCCGCCCTGCGCCTCGCGGCGGTACGCGCCCTGGAGGCGCTGCCGGTGCGGCCCGACGCGGTGATCCTCGACGGCAAACACGACTACCTCGGCGCGCCCTGGCAGGTGCGCACGGTGATCAAGGGCGACCAGTCCTGCGTCGCCGTCGCCGCCGCCTCGGTGATCGCCAAGGTCCGGCGCGACCGGATGATGGCGGAGATCGGTGAACAGGGCGGCGGAATCGAGGGTTTCGCCTTCGCCGCCAACGCCGGATACCCCTCGCCCGTGCACCGGGCCGCGCTGGAGCAGCTGGGACCCACCCCGTACCACCGGCTCTCGTGGTCGTACCTCGACGCGCTGCCGCAGTGGCGGCACCTCAAGAAGGTGCGGCGCAGCGAGGAAGCGATGGAGCTGGAAAACGGAGGCCAACTCGGCTTCGATTTCTGATCGCACCCACGTGCCCCCCACCGGTACGTTTCGTACCGGTGTTTGATAGACATCAACTCATGCCTCTCACCCCCGAGGAGCCTCAGATTCACGAGAGTGCCCAGGGTCCCCGCGTCACCCCGGCCGCGAGCCGCACCGCGCAGACCCCCCGTCCCGTACCTGGTCCGCGTCCCGCCGCCGTGCCCCGGCCCGGACGCCCCGGTCCCTCCCCCCGGCCCGCCCCGCCCGCGCAGCGTGCGCCGCAGGCCACCCCCGGACCCGTTCCCGCAGCTCCCGCTGCCCCCACCGCTCCGTCCGTCTCGGCGTCGGTGCCGCAGGTCCAGCTGATCCCGGCCTCCGTCGAGGGTGCGCTGGACGCGGCAGAGGAGGCCGTGGACCTGCTGCTCGAAACCGGGCGCGCGCCCGGCGACATCCTGGTTCTGACCACCGGCGACCCGCACCCGTGGGCCGCGCACGAGCTGTCCTTCGGCGAGGAGTCCTACTGGGCTCAGCACGACGCCCGGGACGACGTCTTCTACGCGGACGCGGCGCAGATCCAGCGCGCCGCCGGCCGTCCCGTCGTGGTGTTCGCCGCCAACGGCGGATCGCCCGAGGCCGCCGCCGGCGCGCTGCCGGTCGCGCTCGCGCGGGCCGGTGCGCTCCTGATCGTGTGCGGCGACGCGCAGCAGATCAACTCCGTGCTGGGCGCGGGCGTCTGACGCCCCGTGTCCCGGCGCGGGCGAGGGGCGGGGCGGGCCGGGAGCCGGCCCCGCTGAAGTCCGAGGCCTGACCCGCCGTACGCCCGGTTCCGGGTGTGCGGCTGATCGGCCTGCCCGCTCTACGGAGCCCGTACGCCCGTGTCCCTACGCCCGCCTGCGCCCGTACGCCCGTCCGCGTACGCACGCGCGGCCGGGAACACCGTCGCGGCCCGGGGCCGTACGGGGATCCGCGCGCGGGATGCCGAGGCCCGCAGCGGCGCGGCGGTACGCAGGTCAGCGGGCGGCGGTCCGGCGCAGGGCCTCGGTCGCGCCGCCGCCGGTGCGCAGGGTCATCGGCGCGAACTCGGACGTGATCTCATCGAGGCGCTCGGGCCGCGAGTCCGAGCTGGGCCGCCGGCCGCCCCGGCCCTCGCCGAGCACCTGCCAGCCCTCGCGGGTCAGCGTGATGTACGCGCCGCAGCGCAGCCCGTGCAGGGTGCAGGCATCGCGGAGCCCCCACATCCAGGCCCCGTCCTCCTCGGTCCACCGGTCGTCGCCGTCGCGGCAGTACATCAGCACCGCCGTCCGCACCGGGGTCCGGCGCCGCAGGTCGTGCGGGATCACCCGGCGCAGCCGCGACAGCAGCGCGTTGCGGTACTCCCAGCCGTCGGCGGAGGCGGAGCGCTGCACGAAGGAGGCGCTCGCCACCAGCTCTTCCCCCGGGCCGAGGACGGCGATGACCGCGGTCGACGGCACGGGGCTGTGCCGGGAGTGCAGACCGCTGACGACCTCGCGCGGATTGCGCAGCAGGGGCACCCCGGCCGCGGTCCACTCGGCGGGTTCCAGTAGGCGGCCGTGGCGGCTGGCGCCGCCGGTGGCCGTGGTCAGGGACGTGGTCGAGGGCGGGGCGAATCCGAAGGTCACGGTCCTCCCTTCGGGTTCACGCCCGCGAAACGGGCACGGCTGGGCAGAGGGCGCGCCGCGGCGCGGCCCTGGAGGGTGCCGTCGAGCCGAACGGGAGCGCTCCAATTCTCGCGTGGCCCGTGAGGATGCGGCAACGAGCAATTGGCGCAGCCGACCGGAATTCGCCGGTATGCCGTTCATATCCTTGCCCCGTTTGGCCGCCGATGACGCATCGGGCTCCGGCCGGAGCGCGAGTACCAGGGGAAACACCGCTTCGAGCCTGCCCGCCGAAGCGGTCGTAGGGACCGGAGGGCGGCCGCCGACGGGTAATTCGACACCGGCTCGCGCGACGTCGACCGGAATCGGACCGTGCGCGAGAGTGTCCTCACGCTGGGTGAGTTCGCCCTTTGTCAGTGCCATCGGGTTGCATGGGGGCATGGACAACCTGGAGCTCCGCGCTGAAGCCGACGCCATCCTCGCCGAGCTCGTCGGCGCCCCGGAGGGCACGGCGCGGCTGCGGGAGGACCAGTGGCAGGCGGTCGCGGCCCTCGTGGAAGAGCGGCGCCGGGCGCTGGTCGTGCAGCGCACCGGCTGGGGCAAGTCGGCGGTGTACTTCGTCGCCACCGCCCTGCTGCGCCGCCGCGGTTCCGGCCCCACCGTGATCATCTCCCCGCTGCTGGCCCTGATGCGCAACCAGGTCGAGGCGGCGGCGCGCGCCGGGATCCAGGCGCGCACGATCAACTCCGCCAACCCGGAGGAGTGGGACACCATCTACGAGGAGGTCGAGCGCGGCGAGACCGACGTCCTCCTGGTCAGCCCGGAGCGCCTCAATTCCGTGGACTTCCGCGAGCAGGTGCTTCCCAAGCTCGCGGCCACGACCGGCCTGCTCGTGGTCGACGAGGCGCACTGCATCTCCGACTGGGGTCACGACTTCCGCCCCGACTACCGACGGCTGCGGGCGATGCTCGCCGAGCTCGCCCCCGGCGTGCCGGTGCTGGCCACCACCGCGACCGCCAACGCGCGGGTCACGGCCGATGTCGCCGAGCAGCTGGGCACCGGTGCGGGGGAGGCCCTGGTGCTGCGCGGCCCGCTGGAGCGGGAGAGCCTGCGGCTGGGCGTGATCCGGCTGCCGGACGCCGCGCACCGGCTGGCCTGGCTCGCCGAGCACCTCGACGAGCTCCAGGGCTCCGGGATCATCTACACCCTGACCGTCGCCGCGGCCGAGGAGGCCACGGCCTTCCTGCGCCAGCGCGGCTTCAACGTGGCCTCGTACACGGGGCGCACGGAGAACGCCGACCGGCTGCAGGCCGAGATCGACCTCCAGGAGAACCGGGTCAAGGCGCTCGTCGCGACTTCCGCCCTCGGTATGGGCTTCGACAAGCCCGACCTGGGCTTCGTGATCCACCTCGGCTCGCCGTCCTCGCCGATCGCCTACTACCAGCAGGTCGGCCGCGCCGGCCGCGGCGTCGAGCACGCCGACGTGCTGCTGCTGCCGGGCAAGGAGGACGAGGCCATCTGGCGCTACTTCGCCGACACCGCCTTCCCGCCCGAGGCCCAGGTCCGGCAGACCCTCTCGGCCCTCGCCGATGCGGGCCGACCGCTGTCCGTACCGGCCCTGGAGGCGGCGGTGGACCTCCGGCGCACCCGGCTGGAGACCATGCTCAAGGTGCTCGACGTGGACGGGGCCGTCAAGCGGGTCAAGGGCGGCTGGACCTCCACCGGCCAACAGTGGAGCTACGACTCCGAGCGGTACGCCTGGGTCGCCCGGCAGCGGGCCGCCGAACAGCAGGCCATGCGCGACTACGTGAGCACCACCGGGTGCCGGATGGAGTTCCTGCGCCGGCAGCTGGACGACGAGGGCGCGACCCCCTGCGGCCGGTGCGACAACTGCGCGGGCACCTGGGCCGATTCCGCCGTGTCGGCGGAGACGCTGACGGGGGCGGCGAAGGAGCTCGACCGCCCGGGCGTGGAGGTCGAGCCGCGCCGGATGTGGCCGACGGGAATGGCCGCGCTGGGCATCAGCCTCAAGGGGCGGATCCCGGCCGGCGAGCAGTGCTCGACCGGGCGCGCGCTGGGCCGGCTCTCCGACATCGGCTGGGGCAACCGGCTGCGCCCGCTGCTGGCCGACAATGCGCCCGACGCCCCCGTGCCCGACGACGTCCTGCGGGCGGCCGTGGCCGTCCTGGCCGACTGGGCACGCTCTCCGGGCGGCTGGGCGCCGAACGTCCCGGACGCCACGGCCCGGCCGGTGGGAGTCGTCGCCGTACCGTCGCTGACCCGCCCCCAGCTGGTCGGCTCCCTCGCCCAGGGGATCGCGACCATCGGCCGCCTCCCGTTCCTGGGCACCCTGACGTACACCGGGCCGGACGGCGTGCACGTGGCGCGCCGCAGCAACTCCGCCCAACGCCTCAGGACGCTCTCCGGTGCCTTCGCCGTCCCCGCGGACCTGGCCGAGGCCCTGGCCGGCTCACCCGGCCCCGTCCTGCTCGTGGACGACTACACCGACTCCGGCTGGACCCTGGCGGTCGCCGCCCGGCTGCTCCGCCAGGGAGGCGCCGGCCAGGTGCTTCCGCTGGTCCTCGCGGCGGCGGGCTGAGCCTCCCGGAGCCTCGACCCGGGGCGGGCAGGTCAACCGCCGTGTGCCAGTTCCCGTTCGGCGACCTGGCGGAAGCCGTGCGGCGGGCGGCCCGTGATGCGCCGCACGGTGTCGGTGGTGCGGTCCTCGGCGCCGTCGGCGATGGCGCGGTCCATGTCGGCGAGCATGGTGGCGAACTCGGGCGGCATCAGCGGGGCCAGCCGGTCGCGCAGGCCGTCGTGGGTCAGTCGGCGGTGGGCCACCGGGCGGCCGGTCACCTCCGAGAGGATGCGGGCGATGTCGTCGTGGCCGAGCGCCTCGGGCCCGGTCAGGACCAGGTCCGTGTTGGGTGCGCGGTCGTCGGTCAGGGCGTGCGCGGCGACGGCGGCGATGTCGTCGGCGTCGACGAACCCGATCCGGCCGCTCCCGGTCGCGGTCAGGATGACCCCGTCGTCGCGGATGCTGTCGGCGTGGACGTGCGTGCCGGTGAAGTTCTGCATGAACCACGAAGGCCGGAGCACCGCCCAGTGGTCGAACAGGCCGGGCAGCGCCCGGTGCACCGCCCCCACCGCCGGACCCCCTTCGGGGACGGCCGAGGAGCTGAGGAGCACCGCGCGGTGTACGCCGCCGTCGCGAGCCTGCCGGAGGAAGGGCGCCATGACGGCGACCGGGTCCGGATCGCCCACGGGCGGGACGAGGTAGAGGCGGTCGACCCCGGCGAGGGCGTCGCCGAAGGTGGCGGGCTCGTACCAGTCGAAGCGGACCGGTTCCGTACCGGGGAGCGTGGCGGAGGCGCGACGGCTGCCGGCCTTCACTCGGTGGCCCGCAGCGACCAGCCGCGCGGCGGTACGGCTTCCGGTGGTGCCGGTGGCGCCGATGACCAGGGTGGTGCCGGTGACGGTCATCGGACGCCGCTCCCGGCGAAGTCCAGGCCGGGCTCGTAGACCGCGAGGGGGTTCCAGTAGTCGCGGTAGGAGGTGAAGCGTCCGTCCTGGACGGTCACGACGGCGATGTACGTCATGTCGAAGGGGTCGCCCGTCTCGACCACCCGGCCCACGCCGCGCATCTCGACCACGATGGTGGCGGGGTCGGCGGTCCGGTGGATGCGCAGGGCGGGGAAGTCGTGCAGTTCGACGTGGTCCGGGTAGTCGCGCATGTACGCGGCGATGGCCGCCTTGCCCTCCAGGCGCCCGGGCCAGCCAGGGGGAGCGAAGGGGAACTCCATGAGACCGTGCTCGGCCCACAGGTCGACCCAGGCGGGAATGTCCTTGTCGAGCAGGAGGCGCAGGCTGTGGCGGTACAGGTCCTCGGGTGAGGTGTCGGGCGAGGTGTCTTGAGGCATGGGTGTCTCCGTCCTGTACGATACGGACCAGCGGTCCGCTTCGATTGAAGATACGGACCGCCGGTCCGGATTGCAACTGGAGGAACCGCATGACCGAGCGCAAGCCACGCAAGGACGCGGCCCGCAACAGGGAGGCCGTCCTCGCCGCCGCGGACACGCTCTTCGCCGAGTGCCGCAGCCCCGAGGAGGTGACGATGGCCGACGTCGCGACAGCGGCCGGCGTCGGCAAGGGGACGCTCTTTCGGGCCTTCGGCGATCGCGCCGGCCTGATCCGCGCGTTGTACGAGGCGCGCCTCGAACCGGTCCGGGGCGCCGTCGAAGCGGGGCCGCCGCCGCTGGGGCCCGACACCCCGCCGCTGCGGCGGGTGCCCGCGCTGCTGGATGCCGTCCTGTGCTTCAAGCTCGACCACCGCCACCTCGCGCTGGCCCTGGAGGGAACCGGGGCGGACAGCCCCTACCGGGCGGACCATTACGAGCGATGGCACAGCCTGCTCCGGGGCTTGCTGGAGCAGATTCCGGGCCTGGCCGACAGCGGTTTCACCGCCCACGCGCTGCTCGCCGCCACCCGGGCCGACCTGGTCGAGTACCTGGCGGGAGACAAGGGCGTGCCCCGCGAGGAGATGCGAGCGCAACTGGCGGGCTTCACCGCCGCGATCCTCGGCCGCAGCACGTGAAGTGCACGTGAAGGGCACGTGGGGCGCTCGTGAGGCGTGGCGGGACGCGCGTCAGGCGGTGTGTCCGGTGTGTTCGGCGTGTTCGGCATGTTCGGCGCACAGGCACCCGACGCCCCGCTCGATCCACTCCTGGCCGGCCCATTGCGGATGCCGCTCGATCAGCAGGGCGCGCACCTCGGCGACGATCTCGGGCTCGCCCATCGCGGAGTCGCGCCGCCGCCAGGTCTCGTCGCGCAACTCGCGCAGGTAGTCGCGGACGTCGCTGAGCAGCCCCGGGCCGCCGACGTCGCCGTGACCCGGTACGACCACTCGGGGACCGCCGGCGGCCAGCCGGTCCATCACCGCCATCCACCGCAGGCCGGAGACGTCCGTGTCGTGCGGCGGGAACCAGGGGAAGATGGCGAACTGCCCGGTCTCGACCAGGTCTCCGGCGAACAGCACGCCGGCGTCCGGGACCTCCACCACCTGGTCCCCCTTCGTGTGGCCCCGGCCGGTGGGCCGCAGCCGTACGGTCCGGCCGCCGAGGTCCAGGTCGTACGCGCCGTCGTAGACCACGTCCGGGGTGGGCACCCGAGCGCCGTCGAGGCGGCCGGCGACCGCCCCGCCCAGGCCCCGGAACATCTCCAGGTACCCGGGCCCCTTCGTCTTCAGGTCGTCCGCCTGGGCGCGGTTGACCAGGTACGTGGCCTCGCCGGCGAACGCCTGGGCGCCGAAGGCGTGCTCGGGGTGGAAGTGCGTCGTGGTCAGGTACATGCGGCGGCCGTTGGCCGCCTCGGACGCGAACGCGAGGACCTGCTCGGCGTTGGCGGTGCCGATGCCCGTCTCGACGACCAGCACGGCTCGCGTGCCGCCGATGATGCCGATGTTGGGTACGAGACCGACGTGTTGGTTGGGGATCACGAGCAGGTCGGCGGCGATGTCGTGGGCGCCGGAGACCCGTACGGCGGGGTCGGGGATCTGTCCGTTGGTCATGGTCCGATTGCACCGTCCGGGCCCCGCGGCCGTCCAAGACCGATCTGGTGGCGCTGATACCGCACGGGTATCGTCACCGGTCATGGAGCTGCGCACGCTGCGCTATTTCGTGGCCGTCGCCGAAGAACTCCACTTCGGCCGGGCCGCCGCCCGGCTGCACATGAGCCAGCCGCCGCTGAGCCGCGCGATCAAGCGGCTGGAGGCCGGCCTCGGAGCCGTTCTGCTGCTCCGCTCCGCCGCGGGCGTCGCGCTCACCCCGGCCGGGACGGCGCTGTTGGAGGAGGCGCGTACGCTCCTCGACCAGGCCGACCGGGTCCGCGTACGGGTGCTCGCGGCGGCCGGCGCGGCGACCCTCACCGTCGGCATTCTGGGCGACAGCACGGACCCGGGCGCCATGCGGTTGGCCGCCACCCACCGCCGCCTGCACCCGGGCGTCGAAGTCCGCGTCCGCGAGACCGGCCTCACCGATCCGACCTGCGGGCTGCGGGCCGGACTGGTCGACATCGCCCTGACCCGCGCGCCGTTCGACGAGAGCGGCCTGACGGTGCGCGAGCTGCGCGCCGATCCGGTGGGCGCGGTGCTGCGCGCCGACGATCCGCTGGCCCGCCGCGACCGCCTGGAGCTGGCCGACCTGGCCGGGCGGCGCTGGTTCCAGTTCCCGGAAGGCACCGACCCGCTCTGGCAGTCGTACTGGAACGGTGGCGAAGACCGCGAGGGTCCCGTGGTGCGTGCCGTCCAGGAGTGCCTGCAGGCCGTGCTCTGGAACGGCACGGTCGGCATGACCCCGCTCGGGCGCCACCCGCTCGGGCATCACCGGCTCGGACACCACCTGCCCGGGGAGCAGCTGGCCGTGGTACCGCTGACCGACATGCCGCCGAGTCGCGTCGTGGTGGCGTGGAACGAGGGCGACGCGAACCCCCTGCTCCGCTCGTTCGCCGGGATCGCGGCGGCCGCGTACCGCGGGTGAGCGAGGCCCGGCCACGGGTCGGGGGTCGGGCTGGTGGCGGGGGCGCACTGCCCCTTCGCCTACGGTCCTACGGTCTGGACCGCTGCGCACGGGCCGGCAGGAGTGGGCGGCCGAGGCGGACGGGTACGCCCGGGGAGTAGAGCACGCTGACGGGCGGGGCGGTCGGCGGGCTCAGCCCCGCCGACGTGAGGAGGTTCTCCTCGCAGCTGATCAGCTCGGCCCGGTGAAGCGGCCAGCGCGGGTGGTCGTTGGGCAGGTAGGCGGGCCCGCCGGGGAACGCGTTGTGCATGCCCCAGCGGGCGGTGAGGAAGTACTCCAACTCCGTCGGCTCGGCTATGCGTTCACCCGGACTCAGGGAGATGCGGCTGTGCGCGCCGCGCGGTCCGGGCCAGCGCCGGGAGCTCGCGTACGTGATGGTGGCCCCCGCGGTGCGCACACTCATCCGGGACCACAGGTACGGCAGCCGGAAGCCCAGGCGGCCGAACACCACCGGGAGCAGCCGGGCGGCGTCCATCGACCGGAAGACGACGCCGCGGCGCCCCTGTTCGTCCACCGAGTACAGGCGGACGTTGGTCTCGGGGAACGAACCGAGGTAAGGCACGCCGGGCAGCCGGAACCAGCCGACCTTGTGCATGCGGAAGGCGACGAGACCGACGTAGGTGGCACCGTCATGCGTGTCCGGGACGGTGCCGCGCGGCAGGAGCCCCGCCACGGCGCCCGGCTCCACGGCCCAGTGGATGAAGGCGAGGTCGAGCCACTGCTGCGTGAGGAGCGGCTCGCGTATCGGCTCGGGGGCGTCGGGAGTGACCGGCGTCGGCATCGGCATCGGCTTCCGGATTTCGTTCATGCCCTCATGCAACCCGATGACTCTGACACCGCGTCAAGGTCGCACGGAACCTGTGGATATTGAAACTTGGATGAGTTATCCACAGGGGTTTCCGGAACGGATCACGCACGGGACCGTCGACGCATGACGAACAACCACGAATCACGCACCCCGTCCGGCCAGGCCTCCATCAGCCCCGCCGGATCCGCCGCCGGACCGCAGATCACCCTGCGCAGCCCGGCCGAACTCGCCGACGCGCTGCCCTACATGCTCGGCTTCCATCCGACCGATTCCCTCGTCATGGTCGCCGTACACGGCGAGGGCGGGCGCTTCGGCGGCCGGCTCCGGGTCGGCATCCCGACGGCGCCCGCCGAATGGGAGGACACCGCCCGCCAGGTCGCCGACACCCTGGTCCGGGGGAGCGAACGGCGCGGCGGCAAGCCCGACGGCATCGTCGTCTTCCTCTGCCAGGACCCGCGGCGCGGTGAGAGTGCGCAGCGGGTGATGACCCGGCTGCGGCCGCTCGCCCAGCGGGTCAGGCTGGCCTGTGGCGCGCTGGACGTGCCCGTGCTGGAGGCCCTGTGCCTCTCCGACGGCCGCTACTGGTCCTACGTCTGCCCGGACGAGCACTGCTGCCCAGCCGAGGGGCATCCGCTCGTCGAGCCCGGCACCTCGGTGATGGCGGCCGCGGCCACCTTCGCCGGACTCCAGGTCAGGGGTTCCCTGAGCGAGATCGAAGGCCGGCTGACACCGCTGGGCGGGGCGCTGGCCCGCGAACAGGAGCCGGCCCTGGACCGGGCGGCCGCCGCCCTCGTCCCGAAGATCCTCGACGGGGCCACCCGGGAGGAGGTCGGCGCCGAGACCATCTCCCTCGCCCGGACCCTGATGCGGCGCCTGACCCTCGCCCCGCCCCCGGAAGGCGGACCCGGCGCCGATGAATGGGACGACGCGCTGCTCGGCCACGACGAGGCCGCGTCGATGATCCTCGGCCTTCAGGACCGCGAGATCCGGGACATCGCCGCCGAGTGGATGGAGAACGAGGAAGCCGCCCCCGCGCTGCGGCTCTGGCGGGCCCTGGCCCGGCGCTGCGTCGGGGCCTACGCAGAGCACGCTGCGGCCCCGCTGACCCTCGCCGGCTGGGTCTGCTGGTCCACCGGGGACGAGCCCACCGCCCGCATCGCCCTCGCACTGGCCCTGCGGGCCGACGCCGACTACCGCTTCGCCCAGCTGCTCCACCACGCCTGCAACGAGGGCATCGACCCCGAAGGGCTGCGGCAGTGCCTGCGGGAGGAGCGTCGGCGCCGGGAACCCCGGCGCAAGCGCCCGGCGGGCGCCACCCGCCCGCCGGGGCGACGGGCCCGCTCGGCCGGCCCGGTGCGCCCGGCCGGCACGGTCCGGCCCGAGAACCGTCGCACCTCGGGGAGCGAGCAGTGAGCCGGGGCCTGGGGAGTCGTGCGCACCGGCTCCGGACCGCCGTGAGCGCGGCCGTTCGGCGCTGGCATCACCCCCGACGCGCCCAGCCGCCGCCGCGGCCCGTGACCCGGGCGGGGTCGGGGGCGTTCAGCTGGGGGGTGGTGGGGGACCGGCCGCGCCGCCGCCCCGCGAAACCGACCGGAGCGCAGACAAGGCGACCTATGTCTCACCCCGTACCTCCCGCCCGCAGGCCCGAGCTGCCGCCCGTGCACGGCGCGGTCATCTGCGTCGCCGCGCCCAGCCTGGTCATCTCGCCCGAACACGGCCAGCTGACCGGGCGGGGGATCGAAGGGATCTACCGCGCCGGGCGCAGGCTGCTCTCCCGCTGCGTGCTGCGCGTCGGCGGCCGGGACCCGGTCGCCGTCCAGGGGCGCAGCCTCGGCGCCGACCGGGCGGCCTTCACCGCCACCGTCCGCACGGGGGCCGAGGTGGGTCCCGACCCGGACATCGGCGTGGAGCGCGTCCGGCACGCGGACGGCACCGAGCGGATCACCCTGCGCAGTTTCGCGGCCCGCCCGGTACGTCTGCCCGTGGAGGTCACGCTCGGCACCGACCTCGCCCAGCTGGCGTCGGTGGCCGCCGGGCGGGGCGGGCCCGAGCTGCCCGCCGCGGTGCATGCCGCCGGGCTGCGCTGGAGCAGCGGGGAGGCACAGGCCGTCACCGCGGCCGACCCGGCCCCCGACGACGCGCTGGCCTCGGCGGGACTGCTGCGCTGGCAGCTGGAGCTGGGCCCCGG
This genomic window contains:
- a CDS encoding MBL fold metallo-hydrolase translates to MTNGQIPDPAVRVSGAHDIAADLLVIPNQHVGLVPNIGIIGGTRAVLVVETGIGTANAEQVLAFASEAANGRRMYLTTTHFHPEHAFGAQAFAGEATYLVNRAQADDLKTKGPGYLEMFRGLGGAVAGRLDGARVPTPDVVYDGAYDLDLGGRTVRLRPTGRGHTKGDQVVEVPDAGVLFAGDLVETGQFAIFPWFPPHDTDVSGLRWMAVMDRLAAGGPRVVVPGHGDVGGPGLLSDVRDYLRELRDETWRRRDSAMGEPEIVAEVRALLIERHPQWAGQEWIERGVGCLCAEHAEHAEHTGHTA
- a CDS encoding YqjF family protein, yielding MPMPTPVTPDAPEPIREPLLTQQWLDLAFIHWAVEPGAVAGLLPRGTVPDTHDGATYVGLVAFRMHKVGWFRLPGVPYLGSFPETNVRLYSVDEQGRRGVVFRSMDAARLLPVVFGRLGFRLPYLWSRMSVRTAGATITYASSRRWPGPRGAHSRISLSPGERIAEPTELEYFLTARWGMHNAFPGGPAYLPNDHPRWPLHRAELISCEENLLTSAGLSPPTAPPVSVLYSPGVPVRLGRPLLPARAQRSRP
- a CDS encoding TetR/AcrR family transcriptional regulator, with protein sequence MTERKPRKDAARNREAVLAAADTLFAECRSPEEVTMADVATAAGVGKGTLFRAFGDRAGLIRALYEARLEPVRGAVEAGPPPLGPDTPPLRRVPALLDAVLCFKLDHRHLALALEGTGADSPYRADHYERWHSLLRGLLEQIPGLADSGFTAHALLAATRADLVEYLAGDKGVPREEMRAQLAGFTAAILGRST
- a CDS encoding DUF4192 domain-containing protein → MTNNHESRTPSGQASISPAGSAAGPQITLRSPAELADALPYMLGFHPTDSLVMVAVHGEGGRFGGRLRVGIPTAPAEWEDTARQVADTLVRGSERRGGKPDGIVVFLCQDPRRGESAQRVMTRLRPLAQRVRLACGALDVPVLEALCLSDGRYWSYVCPDEHCCPAEGHPLVEPGTSVMAAAATFAGLQVRGSLSEIEGRLTPLGGALAREQEPALDRAAAALVPKILDGATREEVGAETISLARTLMRRLTLAPPPEGGPGADEWDDALLGHDEAASMILGLQDREIRDIAAEWMENEEAAPALRLWRALARRCVGAYAEHAAAPLTLAGWVCWSTGDEPTARIALALALRADADYRFAQLLHHACNEGIDPEGLRQCLREERRRREPRRKRPAGATRPPGRRARSAGPVRPAGTVRPENRRTSGSEQ
- a CDS encoding NmrA family NAD(P)-binding protein, which encodes MTVTGTTLVIGATGTTGSRTAARLVAAGHRVKAGSRRASATLPGTEPVRFDWYEPATFGDALAGVDRLYLVPPVGDPDPVAVMAPFLRQARDGGVHRAVLLSSSAVPEGGPAVGAVHRALPGLFDHWAVLRPSWFMQNFTGTHVHADSIRDDGVILTATGSGRIGFVDADDIAAVAAHALTDDRAPNTDLVLTGPEALGHDDIARILSEVTGRPVAHRRLTHDGLRDRLAPLMPPEFATMLADMDRAIADGAEDRTTDTVRRITGRPPHGFRQVAERELAHGG
- a CDS encoding RecQ family ATP-dependent DNA helicase: MDNLELRAEADAILAELVGAPEGTARLREDQWQAVAALVEERRRALVVQRTGWGKSAVYFVATALLRRRGSGPTVIISPLLALMRNQVEAAARAGIQARTINSANPEEWDTIYEEVERGETDVLLVSPERLNSVDFREQVLPKLAATTGLLVVDEAHCISDWGHDFRPDYRRLRAMLAELAPGVPVLATTATANARVTADVAEQLGTGAGEALVLRGPLERESLRLGVIRLPDAAHRLAWLAEHLDELQGSGIIYTLTVAAAEEATAFLRQRGFNVASYTGRTENADRLQAEIDLQENRVKALVATSALGMGFDKPDLGFVIHLGSPSSPIAYYQQVGRAGRGVEHADVLLLPGKEDEAIWRYFADTAFPPEAQVRQTLSALADAGRPLSVPALEAAVDLRRTRLETMLKVLDVDGAVKRVKGGWTSTGQQWSYDSERYAWVARQRAAEQQAMRDYVSTTGCRMEFLRRQLDDEGATPCGRCDNCAGTWADSAVSAETLTGAAKELDRPGVEVEPRRMWPTGMAALGISLKGRIPAGEQCSTGRALGRLSDIGWGNRLRPLLADNAPDAPVPDDVLRAAVAVLADWARSPGGWAPNVPDATARPVGVVAVPSLTRPQLVGSLAQGIATIGRLPFLGTLTYTGPDGVHVARRSNSAQRLRTLSGAFAVPADLAEALAGSPGPVLLVDDYTDSGWTLAVAARLLRQGGAGQVLPLVLAAAG
- a CDS encoding ribonuclease HII, whose amino-acid sequence is MPYEAPTHTVERSLRATTGAKIIAGVDEVGRGAWAGPVTVCAAITGLRRPPAGLTDSKLLTPKRRDALLDVLEAWVTAHALGHASPEEIDELGMTAALRLAAVRALEALPVRPDAVILDGKHDYLGAPWQVRTVIKGDQSCVAVAAASVIAKVRRDRMMAEIGEQGGGIEGFAFAANAGYPSPVHRAALEQLGPTPYHRLSWSYLDALPQWRHLKKVRRSEEAMELENGGQLGFDF
- a CDS encoding LysR substrate-binding domain-containing protein, producing MELRTLRYFVAVAEELHFGRAAARLHMSQPPLSRAIKRLEAGLGAVLLLRSAAGVALTPAGTALLEEARTLLDQADRVRVRVLAAAGAATLTVGILGDSTDPGAMRLAATHRRLHPGVEVRVRETGLTDPTCGLRAGLVDIALTRAPFDESGLTVRELRADPVGAVLRADDPLARRDRLELADLAGRRWFQFPEGTDPLWQSYWNGGEDREGPVVRAVQECLQAVLWNGTVGMTPLGRHPLGHHRLGHHLPGEQLAVVPLTDMPPSRVVVAWNEGDANPLLRSFAGIAAAAYRG
- a CDS encoding nuclear transport factor 2 family protein; translation: MPQDTSPDTSPEDLYRHSLRLLLDKDIPAWVDLWAEHGLMEFPFAPPGWPGRLEGKAAIAAYMRDYPDHVELHDFPALRIHRTADPATIVVEMRGVGRVVETGDPFDMTYIAVVTVQDGRFTSYRDYWNPLAVYEPGLDFAGSGVR